The segment CCACCCAGCTTTCATCCAGCGATTCCTCCGCTGCGGCGGGCGCGGTCGGGGCCTGGGGCCGCTCGCCCGCCAGCTCCAGCACCGCCGCCAGGGCCGCGGCATAGGCCGACTGCTCGCGCTTGAGCAGGGCCGCATGGATGTTGTTGAGGATGTGGGCCATCTCGGCGAGGAAGCTCCGCGCCGTGGCCTCGGGCTGGGTGGAGGCGAACTCCAGCACGGCCGGCAGATAGTCGGGCAGCTCGCTGGCCTCGAAGAAGAGGCCGGCCTGCTCGTAGGTGCGGGCCAGATCCACCAGGGCCGGGCCGCGCTCGCGCGAATCGCCGTGCACATGCTCGAACAGGTGCAGGCTGGTGGCGCGGCCGCGGTCGAAGGTCTCGACATAGCGGGCCTGCACCTCATAGCGGTCACCACGCGCCAGTTGCAGCACCAGGCCCTCGATCTCGGCCAGGCTGGCGGAGGACAGGCTGCCCTGCTCGCGCAGCAGGGTCAGCAGCGCGGGCAGCGCCGCCAGCAGCTCCTCGCCGGGATAGTCCAGCAGGCGCGCCAGCACGCGGCAGCTCAGCGCGAAGGGGGATAGCGGTTTGCGCTCTTCTTGCATCATGCGCTCCTCACACCGTGGTCTTGATCGGAATGGTCCGGCGCTGCTTGCCACCGAACAGGCTGGTTTCGCTCTGCCCCTCGGAGCAGCCGTTGCCGAAGCTGAAACCGCAGCCGCCGCGCAGGTCGTAGGCGTTCTCGGCGTACTCGCGGTGCGTGGTCGGGATGACGAAGCGGTCCTCGTAGTTGGCGATGGCCATGGTCTGGTACATGTCTTCCACCTGGTGGCGGCTGAGCTTCACCTGCTCCAGGGCCGCCAGGTTCTCCACGCCGTCCACATGTTTGCCGCGCTGGTAGGCGCGCATGGCCAGCATGCGCTCCAGGGCCTGCTCGACGGGCGCGACGTCGCCGGCCGTCAGCAGGTTCGCCAGGTACTGCACCGGGATGCGCAGCTGCTTGACGTCCGGGATCTCGCCGTTCACCCCGACCTGGCCCGCATGCGCCGCGGCGCTGATGGGCGAGAGCGGTGGCACATACCAGACCATGGGCAGGGTGCGGTACTCGGGGTGCAGGGGCAGGGCCACCTTCCAGTCCACCGCCATCTTGTAGACCGGGCTCTTGCGGGCGGACTCCAGCCAGGCCTCCGGCACGCCGTCGCGGCGCGCCTGCTCGATCACCGCCGGATCGTTCGGATCCAGGAAGATGTCGAGCTGGGCCGGGTAGAGGTCCTTGTCGTCCTTGACGCTGGCCGCGGCCTCGATGCGGTCGGCGTCGTAGAGCAGAACGCCCAGATAGCGGATGCGACCCACGCAGGTCTCGGAGCAGACGGTGGGCTGGCCGGCCTCAATGCGCGGGTAGCAGAAGATGCACTTCTCGGCCTTGCCGCTCTGCCAGTTGTAGTAGATCTTTTTGTAGGGGCAGCCCGACACGCACATGCGCCAGCCGCGGCACTTGTCCTGGTCGATCAGCACGATGCCGTCCTCCTCGCGCTTGTAGATCGAGCCCGAGGGGCAGCTCGCGACGCAGGCCGGATTCAGGCAGTGCTCGCACAGCCTGGGCAGGTACATCATGAAGGTGTTCTCGAACTGGCCGTAGATGTCCTTCTGCACATCATCGAAGTTCTTGTCCTTGGAGCGCTTGACGAACTCGCCCCCCAGGATCTCCTCCCAGTTCGGGCCCCATTCGATCTTCTCCATGCGCTGGCCGGTGATCAGGCTGCGCGGCCGCGCAGTGGGCGCCGCCTTG is part of the Shinella sp. XGS7 genome and harbors:
- the narJ gene encoding nitrate reductase molybdenum cofactor assembly chaperone: MMQEERKPLSPFALSCRVLARLLDYPGEELLAALPALLTLLREQGSLSSASLAEIEGLVLQLARGDRYEVQARYVETFDRGRATSLHLFEHVHGDSRERGPALVDLARTYEQAGLFFEASELPDYLPAVLEFASTQPEATARSFLAEMAHILNNIHAALLKREQSAYAAALAAVLELAGERPQAPTAPAAAEESLDESWVEPAAFDGCSSQGQNRPGQAQPIHIVKKNPASQGVRP
- the narH gene encoding nitrate reductase subunit beta — encoded protein: MKVRAQIGMVLNLDKCIGCHTCSVTCKNVWTNRPGVEYAWFNNVESKPGIGYPKEWENQEKWHGGWHRLPDGRIEPRQGGKWKLLMRVFANPHLPQIDDYYEPFTFDYDHLQSAPKSKAAPTARPRSLITGQRMEKIEWGPNWEEILGGEFVKRSKDKNFDDVQKDIYGQFENTFMMYLPRLCEHCLNPACVASCPSGSIYKREEDGIVLIDQDKCRGWRMCVSGCPYKKIYYNWQSGKAEKCIFCYPRIEAGQPTVCSETCVGRIRYLGVLLYDADRIEAAASVKDDKDLYPAQLDIFLDPNDPAVIEQARRDGVPEAWLESARKSPVYKMAVDWKVALPLHPEYRTLPMVWYVPPLSPISAAAHAGQVGVNGEIPDVKQLRIPVQYLANLLTAGDVAPVEQALERMLAMRAYQRGKHVDGVENLAALEQVKLSRHQVEDMYQTMAIANYEDRFVIPTTHREYAENAYDLRGGCGFSFGNGCSEGQSETSLFGGKQRRTIPIKTTV